From Eulemur rufifrons isolate Redbay chromosome 22, OSU_ERuf_1, whole genome shotgun sequence:
ACCTAGAAGGGCTGTTGGCTGTGGGTACTCTCTGACCCTCTGTGTCCTCATCCTTTCAGAGGCAGGTGCCTGGGCTGTTTCTCCAGAGGACGCCTTGGACAGATGCAGGGGCTGTCACAGAGCGTGTGGGCTGCACGCTCGCTTAGTCAGAGCTCTCAGtcttcctctgtcttttcttGCATCCCACACCCTGTGCATAAACCGCTAATGGGCTAGAAAACATCCTTTTTCTTCatgcgctttttttttttatgccctGCTCCCCATCCTCCCAGCGTGTGAGAGCAGCTTGTGTCACACAGAGTGGGGTGGCAGCGCCGTGGCGGGCATCCGAGCATGCCCGGCCCTTCATCGTGCAAGTGTCGTCTGGGAGCTGACTGCAGGGAGCTccctgggagggctggggaggagggaaacagAGCAAGCAGGCGAGGCGCTCACGGGTTGCGGGATCACGTGGACAGTCAGAGGGGCACGGGTTTCTGAGAGGGACAGCCTCCTTCCTTTGTCCTGGGTGAGGGGGCTGTTCCTTTCTGGATGGGAAGACGAAAAGACCGGTTGCATTTGGGCCTTAGAAGCAGTCGCGTTGGCTGGGCTGGGCCATTCTGGCTCCCGCCTGGAGAAGGCACAAGGAGGCAAGGCACGCTGCCTTCTCACTCACAGCCTCGGTGGCTGGCGTTTTTGTCCCAGCCGCAGGCCCCTCGGGAGAAGTGACTGCTAGCCCGTCCGCCAGTCGGTGGTGCGGCAGTTTGGTGGCCGTCTCAGTCGCGGCTTTGCAGACGGGACAGTCTTCCATCTCGGCGTGCGCGGCAGCTTTGGGTTGAAGGCCGCCGCAGTGCCCTTGAGTGAAACCGCCCTTCGTCTGTTCTCCAAACACTAGGGAAGGATCGCATCATCTTCGTGACCAAAGAAGACCACGAAACGCCAAGCAACGCAGAGCTGGTGGCCGATGACCCCAACGACCCGTACGAGGAGCACGGTGAGTGCCATGCGGCGTTCCAGGGACCCACAGACACGTTCTTCCGGAGGCGGGGAGCCCGGCGTGCCGAATTCCTTCCCCAGTTTGCCCTGGCGCAGGCCGGCCTTTGAGAAGCCAATAAAACCCAGAGAACTCCGGGACCCGGGTTCTGGGCTCTCAATTGCAAAATCGCTAAATTACAGCCGACTCTGTAGGCTGCCAGTGTGTGTCACCTCCCCGCCATCCAGCGCCCAGCGCTGTGGCTGCCATGGTGCTGGGCGTAGCTGAGATGGCAGAATTCCTGTTCCTAGAATCCAAAACCCAGGAGGGTCTCAAAGATCAGCTGGTCCAAGGGGAGACCGAGGGCCCAGAAGTAGCAAGGACTGGAACTAACTCGAGTCCTTGACCGCGTGTTTGAAACCACACAGCGTCCGGGCTGACTCGGCCACACCCTGTGTGTAGATTTTCCTTGTTTCCCCGAAGTGCCAGTCGGTGCCATGTTCTCTGTGACCAGCTGTCTCCTTCCAGCTCGCCCGCCCCTGAGAAACATCAAAACAGGGGCTCCCGCGGACCTGGGTCGTAATTTTTCAGTGatcaaaatttatattattttaacataaagtGTTATCATTTCTTTTGGACACAGGTCATGCAGATTTGAACCTCTAGGGGGCAGCACTTgggaacgtttttttttttgttgttttttttttgtttttttttttttttctgttttattttctgggttttttttttttttttttttttctgttttttgttggtttttttttttctggtttttttttttttttttctggtttttttttttttttccagcacagATTCCTgtgaggtggggagaggtggTGAGATGGGGGAAAGGGCTCTGGGAATCCTGCAGGCCTGGCTGCCGCCCCGACTCGGACCCCAGGAACCCCAGAAACCTCGTGTCTAAGCCGTGCCTAGTAGCACCCGCTGCGGGAATAGACAGAGGAATATGTGAGTTCCCAAGCACGGCTTAACTCGGGGGAGCTCGCTGTGTAGCCGCCGGTGGTGCTGGCGGGCAGCTGCCTGCCAGGGGGCCGGGGCGGTCGGCGTCCCCTCTGTCATCCTCACTTTACACAGAAGGAACAGCGGTGGCCGGCGCGTTGGTCAGGGCAGTTTGCTGAGCTGGAGCTAAGAGGCGGGTTTCACCTGGGACTTTGGACACCAGAGCCAGGGCGGGCACCTCCCTGCAGGGGAAAAATCAGGCCTCATTTCGTTGGCATTTTACAGGCAGGAGCGTCCGTATGAATCGTATTTCCGTGTCTGTCACACAACAGCACACGAAGCCACCCTGAAAGCATTTTAGAGATCGATACTTTTGGGCGAGAATTCGGTGGCGCCCCGTGGCGTGCCACCAGCTTTCTCCCGTGCCGCACGTCCCGAACATCTGTCCCCGTCAGTGCACAAGGACCAGCCTCGTCCTTCGTACAGTCCCCAGACTCCGCCGAGCTTCCCAGAGCAGCTGCAGGCCGAGGGGGGCTCGGCggctgggggtgggcgggggtgtCCGGTCCTCATGGTCCATATGGGCCAATCCAATCCCTTCCCAGTTCCAATCCCTTCCAGTTCCCAGCAGGGCCTGGAAGGACGAGATCAATACGTCAGCTCCTAAAAGCGCCTTCGGCTTTCCAAAAGCTCCTCAGTAAACCACGCAGACGATCGCTTCCCGGGCTGGAACGGTTCCCAGTGTTCTCAAAGCACAGCCTCCCAGCTCTGGGACAGGGCATTTGAACCCGACCCCAGGCAAGGGCCAGGCAGCGTCCGCCAGGCCACAAGAGTGCCCGCTGTTCTGCGCCTCGCTCTGGCATGTTCTGAAACCGTAAGAGGGGCTCTCTCACCCTTTCCTTGCTCGTCCTCCTGTTCCAGGCTTGATACTGCCCAGCGGAGGCATCAACTGGAACTGCCCGTGCCTCGGGGGCATGGCCAGCGGGCCCTGTGGGGAGCAGTTCAAGGCGGCTTTCTCGTGTTTCCACTACAGCACAGAGGACGTCAAGGGCTCGGACTGTATAGACCAGTTCCGGGCCATGCAGGAATGCATGCAGAAATACCCGGACCTCTACCCCCAGGAGGATgcggaggaggaagaggagaagcagcCAGTGGAACGTGCGGAAGAAACGGCTGCCACTGAAGCCACTGCAACAACCAAAGAAGCGGAGGAGCCGAGTTCATGAAGGCCACAAGGCGCTGGGCTCCAGTCTTTCCACTCTAGAATGATTC
This genomic window contains:
- the CHCHD4 gene encoding mitochondrial intermembrane space import and assembly protein 40, giving the protein MSYCRQEGKDRIIFVTKEDHETPSNAELVADDPNDPYEEHGLILPSGGINWNCPCLGGMASGPCGEQFKAAFSCFHYSTEDVKGSDCIDQFRAMQECMQKYPDLYPQEDAEEEEEKQPVERAEETAATEATATTKEAEEPSS